Proteins encoded by one window of Branchiostoma floridae strain S238N-H82 chromosome 6, Bfl_VNyyK, whole genome shotgun sequence:
- the LOC118417188 gene encoding cAMP-regulated D2 protein-like isoform X2, translating to MASVVSTHLSLLLLFMMKNAASINATDGPIAKTQFGPVKGIYADEAAIFFGLPFGMPPVGEMRWKPPQPFHTSWAPSTYDATFPRPGCYQDDCGAAPDPDIKQACPQDGKFSEDCLHLNIFTPLPFNPMEKLPVVIWFPGEQYVYGSANSFLFDGRFLASKTHAIVVTTNYRLGALGCLVAGEGDGAAKGNYGTLDQITAMQWVQSNIRSFGGDKDQVTIMGQSSGADSVALHLMGDDTENLFQRAVMMSVPFHFPHKTQNQAAKLGQSFARYLNCTSGDMACMRNASPQHIIDVQWKAMAVDPFQLAEKYVKWAPIVDGKILTSQDDLDIFLQGKFQKKPFIIGSTTDDAFPLIYEAWQKNMTKEQYQQVLDTILMGKASEVLKEYPPALTGDERPTLANLATDMFYTCPTRTAIRSAITHGTTDVWLYHFDHVVKGKDLWPHQDQVCYEKVCHGSDLPFLLQTLPLFGPKMTDLEQSMADDMALYFGNFIHTGDPNGQPHQASIHQPDHFHGSPRPSSIYWPKYSKEGGYMNMKFTTSGTQLEQGYRSQKCDFWDTISS from the exons ATGGCATCTGTAGTGTCCACACACCTCTCTCTTCTCCTGCTCTTTATGATGAAGAATGCTGCCAGCATTAATGCTACAGATGGACCCATAGCAAAAACTCAGTTTGGTCCAGTCAAAGGGATCTATGCTGATGAAGCAGCTATCTTCTTTGGGCTGCCCTTTGGCATGCCACCAGTAGGAGAAATGCGCTGGAAACCACCACAGCCGTTCCACACTAGCTGGGCACCCAGCACTTATGATGCAACCTTTCCTAGGCCAGGCTGCTACCAG GATGACTGTGGAGCAGCACCAGATCCAGACATCAAACAGGCCTGTCCACAAGATGGAAAGTTCAGCGAAGACTGTCTGCACCTCAACAtcttcacccccctcccctttaaCCCAATGGAAAAGTTACCTGTTGTTATCTGGTTTCCTGGAGAACAATACGTCTATGGCTCAGCAAATAGCTTCCTCTTTGATGGGAGATTCCTAGCTAGTAAGACACATGCTATTGTAGTCACCACTAACTACAGACTTGGGGCTCTGGGATGTCTGGTAGCTGGGGAGGGTGATGGAGCGGCTAAAGGGAACTATGGAACACTGGATCAGATAACTGCCATGCAATGGGTCCAGAGTAACATTAGAAGCTTTGGTGGAGACAAAGACCAGGTGACCATCATGGGGCAAAGTTCAGGTGCAGATTCTGTGGCTCTCCACCTTATGGGAGATGACACAGAAAACTTGTTCCAAAGGGCTGTCATGATGAGTGTACCTTTCCACTTCCCGCATAAAACACAGAACCAAGCTGCAAAGCTGGGACAGTCCTTTGCAAGATATCTAAACTGTACATCTGGTGACATGGCATGTATGCGTAATGCCTCACCACAACATATCATTGATGTACAATGGAAAGCCATGGCTGTAGACCCATTCCAGCTTGCAGAAAAGTATGTTAAGTGGGCTCCTATTGTAGATGGTAAGATCCTAACTTCTCAAGATGATCTTGACATATTCCTCCAGGGAAAGTTTCAAAAGAAGCCTTTTATTATAGGCAGCACCACTGATGATGCATTTCCATTGATTTATGAAGCATGGcagaaaaacatgacaaaagagCAGTACCAGCAAGTTTTGGACACGATTCTCATGGGAAAAGCATCCGAGGTGCTGAAAGAGTACCCACCCGCTCTTACTGGAGATGAGCGCCCGACTTTGGCCAATCTTGCCACGGACATGTTTTACACCTGTCCAACCCGCACAGCCATCCGTTCAGCCATCACACATGGCACAACAGACGTCTGGCTCTACCACTTCGATCACGTCGTGAAGGGAAAGGACTTGTGGCCTCACCAAGACCAGGTGTGCTATGAGAAGGTTTGCCATGGGTCTGATCTTCCCTTCCTTCTACAAACATTGCCGCTATTTGGACCTAAGATGACAGACTTGGAACAGAGCATGGCTGATGACATGGCCCTCTACTTTGGGAACTTCATCCACACTGGTGATCCAAATGGTCAACCACACCAAGCTTCCATCCACCAACCCGATCACTTTCATGGCTCTCCCAGGCCAAGTAGCATCTATTGGCCAAAGTACAGCAAGGAAGGGGGCTACATGAACATGAAATTCACAACATCTGGTACACAACTGGAACagggctacaggagccaaaagtgtgaCTTCTGGGATACAATTAGCAGTTAA
- the LOC118417191 gene encoding LOW QUALITY PROTEIN: protein IMPACT-A-like (The sequence of the model RefSeq protein was modified relative to this genomic sequence to represent the inferred CDS: substituted 2 bases at 2 genomic stop codons), whose amino-acid sequence MEAETDDNLAAQVEEIEALSAIYGDEWCVVDEVSRVYCIQVTDGEDKQQWALCLQVILPTDYPKLSPPIYELNAPWLKGQERIELSRSLDEVYLQNIGEPVLFLWVEKVREFLLEKEERDQSGTCIFFMSKVAENCITPANLSXLXQSLIVYLRRFLIDPKDEELPPIHHGEPVTDKRSTFQAHLAPVVSVRQVKLVQGKLMENKKIANATHNILAYRIFCEDRNSFIQDCDDDGETAAGGRMLHIMEILDVRNVLVIVSRWYGGILLGPDRFKHINNCTRNILDTCGYLQAKDDSASKGKKTKSKKSK is encoded by the exons ATGGAAGCAGAGACGGACGACAATTTGGCAGCTCAG GTGGAGGAGATAGAGGCCCTGTCAGCCATCTATGGAGATGAGTGGTGTGTTGTGGATGAGGTGTCCCGTGTGTACTGTATACAGGTCACGGATGGGGAGGACAAACAGCAGTGGGCACTGTGTCTTCAG GTTATTTTACCCACTGACTACCCAAAATTGTCTCCTCCCATCTATGAGTTGAA TGCACCATGGTTAAAAGGACAAGAACGAATTGAACTATCTAGAAGTCTGGATGAAGTGTACTT ACAGAACATTGGGGAGCCAGTtctttttctgtgggtggagaAAGTCCGAGAATTTCTCctggagaaagaagaaagggacCAGTCAGGT acatgcatttttttcatgtcaaaagTGGCAGAGAACTGTATCACTCCAGCAAATTTGAGTTAGCTATAGCAGAGTCTTATAGTTTATCTGAGAAGATTCTTGATTGATCCAAAAGATGAGGAACTCCCACCCATCCACCATGGGGAGCCAGTCACAGACAAGAGGAGCACCTTCCAGGcacacctggcacctgtggtGTCTGTCAGGCAG GTAAAACTGGTGCAGGGGAAACTGATGGAGAACAAGAAGATAGCTAACGCTACACACAACATCCTGGCCTACAG AATCTTTTGTGAAGACAGGAATTCTTTCATCCAAGattgtgatgatgatggcgAGACTGCAGCGGGGGGCCGTATGCTGCACATAATGGAG ATCCTTGATGTGAGGAATGTGCTGGTGATTGTGTCCAGGTGGTACGGAGGGATCCTCCTGGGACCTGACAGGTTCAAACACATCAACAACTGCACCCGGAACATCCTGGACACCTGCGGATACCTGCAAGCTAAG GATGACAGTGCCTCAAAAGGAAAGaagacaaagtcaaagaagagtAAATGA
- the LOC118417190 gene encoding uncharacterized protein LOC118417190, whose protein sequence is MTLESGRPGGRGPSGGCKRRLRFRKLKAFSESLTRFKGRFQARSEGEENERSTADPGAAPPVQTPTGLGYRLSALSKSMTSLTSIGATSTSPPVAGQESDTETGREVGPGTGRTARYRKNVQKAVRGRLSSLSRSLGNLTDSNASLHESHRRNEEDPPGAQATENGPGGGLQWLSRSLSNLVGLGGELRHEKLAGFDNICYAGFEETQRHTANGFDNVCYGALDDDEENDGLPSSRCDSGKGQASHSSHPGECAGYRVVVMGAENVGKTELVHQFLGMGRLAYLNPAADVPAEEDDDSSFEDPYADPDQMGEHHFGTVYERELKVGGENTKLWILDMSAKDLREDIDHSYLEVGNAFVVVYSCTDTASFNEALNTCATLRQRRRACGTPVILVANKSDLVRCRQVCPKEAVSCALVLDCKFIETSAMYDLNVDLLFEGVVRQLRLRGRGISTDKPTTVEACAGDGHGRYKKKLQNFVDQFLPVQDRMAKLKAKSCGDLSVL, encoded by the exons ATGACGTTAGAGTCGGGGAGGCCGGGCGGCAGGGGACCTTCTGGTGGGTGCAAGCGCCGCTTGCGGTTCAGAAAACTCAAGGCCTTTTCTGAATCGTTGACTCGTTTCAAAGGTCGGTTTCAAGCCCGGTCTGAAGGAGAGGAAAATGAGCGAAGTACGGCGGACCCTGGCGCGGCACCGCCCGTGCAGACGCCCACAGGCCTCGGCTACAGACTCTCCGCCTTGTCCAAGTCCATGACGTCGCTGACTTCCATTGGAGCTACAAGTACGAGTCCACCTGTGGCGGGACAGGAATCGGACACTGAGACTGGCAGAGAGGTGGGACCAGGAACGGGACGGACCGCAAGATACCGCAAGAACGTGCAGAAGGCCGTGCGAGGCAGACTCTCCTCTCTGTCTCGCTCGCTCGGCAATCTAACCGACAGTAATGCCAGCTTGCATGAAAGTCACAGAAGAAACGAAGAGGACCCACCGGGAGCACAAGCCACGGAGAACGGGCCCGGCGGAGGATTACAGTGGCTCTCCCGCTCACTCAGTAACCTTGTGGGACTAGGGGGTGAACTCAGACATGAAAAACTAGCTGGGTTCGACAATATTTGCTACGCGGGCTTTGAAGAAACTCAGAGACACACAGCGAACGGTTtcgataatgtttgttacggtGCTCTAGACGACGATGAAGAGAATGACGGTCTTCCATCATCTAGATGTGATAGTGGAAAAGGACAAGCAAGCCATTCAAGTCATCCAGGCGAG TGTGCCGGGTACCGCGTGGTTGTGATGGGTGCAGAGAACGTGGGGAAGACGGAGCTGGTGCACCAGTTCCTGGGGATGGGGCGGCTGGCCTACCTCAACCCTGCCGCTGACGTGCCCGCAGAGGAAGACGACGACTCGTCATTTGAGGATCCTTACGCCGATCCAGACCAGATGGGAG AGCATCACTTCGGTACGGTGTACGAGAGAGAACTGAAAGTCGGCGGCGAGAACACCAAGCTATGGATTCTGGACATGTCTGCCAAG GATCTGCGGGAAGATATCGACCACAGTTACCTGGAGGTTGGGAACGCCTTCGTGGTGGTTTACTCGTGCACGGACACGGCCAGCTTTAACGAGGCGCTGAACACGTGCGCCACCTTGCGGCAGAGACGGCGGGCATGTGGAACACCTGTCATCCTGGTGGCCAACAAGAGCGACCTGGTCAGGTGCAGGCAGGTGTGTCCGAAAG AGGCCGTCTCCTGCGCCTTGGTCCTGGACTGTAAGTTCATCGAGACGTCAGCCATGTACGACCTAAACGTGGACCTCCTGTTCGAGGGTGTGGTCCGACAGCTGCGGCTGCGTGGGAGAGGAATCTCAACAGACAAGCCAACAACCGTCGAAGCATGCGCAGGCGACGGCCACGGACGGTACAAGAAGAAACTACAAAATTTTGTTGACCAGTTCTTGCCAGTTCAGGACAGAATGGCCAAACTGAAGGCCAAGTCATGTGGTGACTTATCTGTTCTGTAA